The following proteins come from a genomic window of Gottfriedia acidiceleris:
- a CDS encoding PTS sugar transporter subunit IIA, translated as MFNKLKKMFGLEEEQQQGSAPVTKEAAKEVVIKAPLTGEIHPLSEVPDPVFAEKMMGDGFAITPSEGVVVAPFDGEIVQVFHTKHAIGIRSNEGVEILIHVGLETVKLNGEGFDAHITEGQKVNAGDHLLTFNMDYIKENAKSTITPVIFTNGDALENIKVTATGSIQRGTDAAIATLK; from the coding sequence ATGTTTAACAAATTAAAAAAAATGTTCGGTTTAGAGGAAGAACAACAACAAGGATCTGCTCCTGTAACTAAAGAAGCAGCTAAGGAAGTTGTCATTAAAGCGCCATTAACTGGAGAAATACATCCACTATCTGAAGTACCAGATCCTGTATTTGCAGAAAAAATGATGGGTGATGGATTTGCTATTACACCTTCTGAAGGTGTTGTAGTAGCTCCTTTTGATGGAGAAATCGTACAAGTATTCCATACAAAACACGCTATTGGAATTCGTTCAAATGAAGGTGTTGAAATCTTAATCCATGTTGGACTAGAAACAGTTAAACTAAATGGTGAAGGTTTCGATGCGCATATAACAGAAGGACAAAAAGTTAATGCTGGAGATCATTTATTAACATTCAATATGGACTATATAAAAGAAAATGCAAAAAGCACAATTACTCCAGTTATTTTTACAAATGGAGATGCGCTAGAAAATATTAAAGTTACAGCAACTGGCTCAATTCAAAGAGGTACAGACGCAGCTATTGCTACATTAAAATAA